The genomic region tatttcatagttttcgaTGTTTTCACttttattccacaatgtagaaaatattaaaaataaagaaaaactcttgaatgagtcagcgtgtccaaacttttgactggtactgtatatcattttCTTTTTTGTGGATTTTGGAAATTCTCCCAAGACCCCATTTTCTTATCAGGTGAAACCATGTGGGGCCGTGAACCCTAGTTTGGGAACCATTGGTGTAAATAGATAGCCCTACATCTAAAAATAACACCCAAGAGAAGAGTGATGTAAATATATGCCAAGGCAGCCCTGAATAATTGATTGTGCTACAGATTGCATCCAGGCCAATAAGGACAACTGACATTAATTGCCACTCTCAAGGACTATTTCTTCTTGAACAGAAATGTACTTCAGACAGGCTATTTTCCCATCCCCTCTGAGACTGTTAACTGGTTTTATGGGTAATTGCTAATCTTAAAGAGCTGTTCCTTCAGCAGTGTAATTATCAAGTAATTACCAATGAGTCACATTCACCTTCTTTGCCAATATTAAACCACCATCCATCCAACACGTGGGACCAAAGAAACGTAGTTACAAAAGAACCACAATTAGAAGTAAAACGTTACATAGAACCTGTGAAAGAGAACGGCAAACAGGATACTTGAAATACACTGCATTTTTGCTTTTTGTGTACTCGGCCTACCCTTATTCAATATGTTTGATCTTCCACGAGTTTCTCTCTGTCATTTCATAGTATATACTACCACCTACTGGTATCATGGTGAATAAAGGCTTTCCCAAGGGGTTCTAGTCTCGATCTCGGTTTCCAAATCTCGGTCTTGGGCGCCGCCTCCACCCTTGGTGCACGTTTTAGTTTTACACAGATGAAAGGCCTACTATTGGCTTCTCAATACTGATGACCAGACTTTACAtaacaggttaggagaactaacgcagTAGGTTTGAATAATTaaagtagcaggttaggagaattaacgttgAATGTAGGTTATGTTTAGCTAAAATGCTTACAGTTGTCCCTGACGCAACTCGAACGTGCACGTTTTGGTCCGTACTCAATTTTCTAGCCAGTAGCCACAAATGTAGAAGCCAatcagcagtggtggaaaaagtactccattttcatactttagtaaaagtaatGATACCTTTTAAAGAAAATTActcaaagtgaaagtcacccagtaaaatactacttgagtaataGTCTAAACGtagttggttttaaatgtacttaaataaaaagtaaaagtataaatcatttagaaTTTCTTatattaaggttagggttttaTGGTAGGGACGTCACAAGGAACTCGGATTGCATTGTCCATTCCACACCGGTGTCCGTGCAATGCATTGTGGGTAGCTATTGGTCTTCCTGGGCACGAAAATGGCGGATACTGACGAGCCGTAAGTAGCTGCAGAAGtaaacaagcaagacatagccgTTAACTGCCCGAACGATGCTTTCACATCCCATTAACTGGTTACCTGCTGAAAGCAAAGCATGTATGAACCTTCTTTTATTCTCTCTTTTTAGGGAGAAGAAAAgaaggagagtagtggagctgacTGAGAAGTTAGTAATGAATTGCTAGAACTGGCAGCAGGTTTGAGAGGGTGAATAGAGCAGGGATTAAAACGCTGTCTCGAATAACTCAGACGGCAGCTAAATCCAAATAAATATATAGCTACGCTAGCTAGTTCTAACTAGCCTACAGTAAATATTTCCTGTTATTGGTCTATAATATAGTATCCCTACAAATGGCGGCTTTGAAACCGATTCAATCATtgaatgggctcccgagtggcccagctatctagggcactgcatctcagtgctagaggcgctGAGACAGTTACTGTAGTGTAGgcttgttggctagctagctattcACTTACTGGCTGCCAATAAGGTACTGTGCTTCTTCCATAGCATGGCACCCTAGGTGCAGCGATACACGTTTAAACCATCATAGAGTTATAAACAAAAAACATATGAGACAATAAGATATGTCATAAGGTTGCTGCTAGGTAATCATGACTACTTTCTACATATGATTGTTTATAACATAACAATGTGCTTCTCTGCTATTAGCATGTCTGCTATAAAGATGTATGGCAGCTGTTTCTAATTGATAAAACATTTATTAGATAATTAAGTTTTATATTCCTCAAATGTCTCCCCACTGACATATTTAGCTGGACTCCTGTCCTGTGTTCTCTCCAGGATGGTGGTGGATGGGGGCAGCAGAGACGGGGGCGAGTGGGACGGACGATGGAACCACATCAATACGTTTCTGGAAAGACCAGGACCTTTCACTCACCCTGACTTTGAGCCGAGCACAGAGGTAATCATCACAGTGCATACTCAACGTTTGTAAATAAAACAAGGAACAGCACTGAATGGGTTGCAAATAATTTCATACTAAAAGCCATGGTTCATGTCATACCAGAGCTCAGTTGCACATCTGAATACTTTTGATTGTGCTGTGATAGCTTCCTTTATTACTGattaacctaaccctaatggAACTGTTGCTTATTTCCTTACAGTCGCTCCAGTTTTTGTTAGACACCTGCAAAATACTTGTTATTGGAGCAGGTGGCCTTGGATGTGAACTTCTCAAAGATCTGGTATGATTTCATCTCTTGAATGCACATGCTACTCTACAACATATTTTCCCTTTGCAATGTGAGAGATAGACCTGCACACACTGTTCTGCTAGTAACCGTCAGTTTGCGTATCATATCTTTCATGGAAATGTTGAATAGCCTATTTATTGAGGAGAAAGATACCCAGTGTAGTCTTACTTAAGTAGTTTAATTAGGACACTTATAACAACATTGGTTCTGATAGATATTCACTCTGTCGTTTTCCCATCTTTTGGGGATGCTGTGGACCAGGCCTTGTCAGGTTTTCGTCACATACACGTTGTTGACATGGATACCATTGACGTTTCCAACCTCAACAGACAGTTCCTCTTTAGGTCAGATCATTTGCCTTTCACTTTTTTCTACTCATCCCTTGTCATTATTGGTGTTGTTGGTTTTgtacatacaatgcattcggaaagtattcagaccacttgactttttccacattctgttacgttacagcattattctaaaatagtatttttttaaatatctcaatctacacacaataccccttaatgacaaagcgaaaacaggtttttagaaatgttttaaaaACGGGAAATACcctatttacatgagtattcagaccctttgtaatgagactcgaaattgaactcgggtgcatcctgtttccattgatcatccttaagatgtttctacaacttgattggagtcgacatgtggtaaattcaattgattggacatgatttggtaaggcaaacacctgtctatataagcaaaaaccaagccatgaggtcaaaggaattgtctgtagtgcTCAAAGgtaggattgtgtcaaggcacagatctggggaagggtaccaaaatatttctgcagcattgaaggtccccaagaacacagtggcctctatcattcttacatggaataagtttggaaccaccaagactcttcctaaagctggctgcctggctaaactgagcaatcgggggagaagggccttggtcagggaggtgacctagAACCTGATGGTatctctgaaagagctccagagttcctctgtgggaaTGGGAGAACCCTTCAggagggcaaccatctctgcagcactcaatcaGTCCAgatggaagctactcctcagtaaaatggcacatgacaacccgcttggagttttccaaaaggcacctaaaggactctcagaccatgagaaacattgGTACACAAacgggtctgatgaaaccaagattgaactctttggcctgaatgccaagcgtcatgtctggaggaaacctggcaccagcaGGTttggaagcatggtggtggtagcagcatcatgctgtggggttgtttttcagcggcagggactaggagacttgtcaagatcgagggaaagatgaacagagcaaagtacagagagatccttgatgaaaacctgctccagagtgttcaggacctcagactggagtgatggttcaccttccaacaggacaatgaccctaagcacacagccaagacaacgcaggagtggcttcgggacaagtctctgaatgtccttgaatggcccagccagagcccggacttgaacctgatcaaacatctcttgagagacctgaaaatagctgtgcagcaacactccccatccaacctgacagcacttgagagaatctgcagagaagaatgggagaaactcccgaaATACAGGTATGACAAGCTTTTAgcatcataaccaagaagactcgagaggctgtaatcgctgcctaaggtgcgtcaacaaagtactaagggtctgaatacttatgtaaattatatatttccgtttttatttttaatacatttgcaaacatttctaaaaacctgtttttgctttgtcattgtggggtattatgtgtagattgatgagggggaaaaaacaatttaataaattttagaataaggctgtaacgtaacaaaatgtggaaaagtcaaggggtctgaatactttccgaatgcactgtactttttCTAATGGGTGGTATGTGTATCTCTGAAGGCTAAAGGATGTGGGTCGGCCAAAGGCAGACATTGCAGCGGATTTTATCAATGGACGCATTCCAGGATGCAACGTGGTCCCGTATCCTTTGGAGATGAAGTAAAATGGATGATTTGGGAGTTGAtttataataatgataataataataatatataatacattattattatagcccaggttaataaaaaaaaagtttaattgTGACATACACCcggataggtgttgttttacaggatcAGCCATAGTActgcgcccctggagcaaattaagtttaagtgccttgctcaagggcacattgacagatttttcaccttttcGGCTCGGGTATTCAAATCAGGatgctttcggttactggcccaacactgtaaccactaggctacctgcttccctAATCTACTGATATCCTTATAAAATTGCACAGCCATTTCAAGAAAATACAAGACTTTGATGAGTCGTTTTATAGACGTAAGTCCTGGGATTCGTCTATCCTCGTCCTCTTTCAGATTACTCATTATAGGAAATATCAAATTAGCAGTATGTTTTGTTTCATTTGAAATAATTACAGCTTTGTCTCCCTCGCACAGAATTCCACATAATAGTTTGTGGACTCGACTCCATAATCGCCAGGAGATGGATGAATGGCATGTTGGTATGTTATTACAAAATGTATTCTAAGTTAAATATAGATCAAGTGGAATGAAATCTAGTGCTCACTTGTTCGAGTACCCTTATGTCCTGCACAGATTTCCATGATCAATCTATAAAAAGCCAGTCCATTAGATATAAAAAAAAACTGATTGTTAAACAGAGATCAGTTGGTCTGCCTTTTTCACAATTTACCCTGTGTGATTTTCCATTCCTCTCTAGCTGTCTCTGCTGGTTTATGAAGACGGGGTGCTGGACCCCAGCTCCATCATCCCGCTGATTGACGGGGGGACAGAGGGCTTCAAGGGAAACGCTCGGGTCATCTTCCCTGGCATGACTGCCTGCATCGACTGCACCCTGGAGCTCTACCCACCACAGGTGTGCTAGCTTTTGTTTTACGTCCAGATGTATCAGGATGGCTATTCTTTTTATTCCGGGATCTAATGTGTTGCTTCCTCTAAATATGTTTATTTTCTCAGATTAACTTCCCCATGTGTACGATAGCCTCCATGCCCCGGTTACCAGAACATTGTGTTGAGTATGTCCGCATGCTGCTGTGGCCTAAAGAGAAACCCTTCGGAGGTATGTACCCAATCAGCTTAACAACAGCTTAACATGCTTATTTGACCAGATATTACTGTGCCTTCGTTTTCTCACAGATTATTTTTTGATTCAAATATGTTAATGCTCCATAAGGAGTGACAGATTTATTTCAATAGTAGTACCAGCCATaggtacagtggcaagaaaaagtatgtgaaccctttggaattacctggatttctgcataaattggtcataaaatttgatctgatcttcatctaagtcacaacaatataCAAATACAGTCTTCTTAAACTAATAACATACAAACAATTACACATTTTCATATCTTTATTGAACACAACGTGTAAACATTCATAgtgcaggttggaaaaagtatgtgaaccctcggatttaataactggttgaccctcctttggcagcaataacctcaaccaaacgttttctgtagttgcgtatcagacctgcacaacggtcaggaggaattttggacccttcctctttacaaaactgtttcagttcagcaatattcttaggaTGTCGCGGTtatgccacaacatctcaatcgggttgtggtcaggactctgactgggccattccagaaggtgtattttcttctgttgaagccattctgttgttgatttacttctgtgttttaggttgttgtcctgttgtatcacccaacttctgttgagcttcaattggcggacagatataaaaaaatatatatatatttaaactttttatttaactaggcaagtcagttaagaacagtgtaacagtatagcttccgtccctctcggCTTGAACCAGCAACAcgacgacaacagccaccacatcgaagcagcgttacccatgcagagcaagggaaacaaccaccccaaggctcagagcgtgtgagcgtgtgagtcagattatatgcaacacaggagacgctagataatatctagtaatatcatcgaccatgtgtagttaactagtgattatgattgattgttttttataagataagtttaatgctagctagcaacttaccttggcttactgcatttgcgtaacaggcagtcagtctccttgtggagtgcaacgagagagaggcaggtcgttatagcATTGGACTAGTTGGACTAGACTGCAAGAACTGGATCCCCCGAAACTGACAAGGTGAAAAGTCTTTCTGcgcctgaacgaggcagttaacccactgttcctaggccgttgttgaaaataagaatgtgttcttaactgacttgcctagttaaataaagattaaataaagaatCCGCAAATCGGCGCCcagaaataccgatttccgattgttatgaaaacttgaaatcggccctaatcaaTCGGCCaatctgattaatcggtcgacctctaacagagatgttagcatgttccaaaGATTTCTGTAAgcctttagctgacactctaggattcttcttaacctcattgagttCTGTGTTGGGCTCTTGCAGTCaactttgcaggacggccactcctagggagagtagcaacagtgctgaactttctccatttatagacaatttgtcctACCATGGattgatgaacatcaaggctttcatagatacttttgtaacccttaacccaattcttaatcttaggtcttctgagatctcttttgttcgaggcatggttcacatcaggcaatgcttcatgTGAATaacaaactcacattttgtgagtgtttattATATTGCAGGGCAgccctaaccaacatctccaatctcttctcattgattggactctaGGTTATCGGATTCTTggctccaattagcttttggagaagtcattagcctaggggttcacatacgttttccaacctacactctgaatgtttaaatgatgtattcaatatagacaagaaaaacacaatgtgtgtgttattagtttaagcacactgtttgtctattgttgtgacttagaggaagatcagatcacattttggtgaaagaaatccaggtaattccaaagggttcacatacttttttttttgcaactgtacatgaAGATCCCTTAACATTTCTATCCTGATTGTGTGTTGTATTGTCAGATGGTGTGGGGCTGGACGCAGATGACCCGGAGCACATCCAGTGGGTGTACCAGAAGTCTCAGGAGAGGGCAGCAGAGTTCAGCATCACAGGAGTCACCTACAGACTCACCCAGGGTGAGAACACACATTCTGCAATACTGAATTGTGCTCCTATTCTTGGACCTCCATAAGGATCTGACTAGGGTTGAATACCGGGAAACAGGTTACTGAGATTTCATGCTTAAACCCACTCCATATCTCTTAATCaattccattcaaattgcatTCAAAATAGATCATCCTGTTCAAGATGGTTATATATTTCTCAATGTCCTAGCCTACCTCTTTCAGGTAATAAAGTCAATAGAGTATTAGCTGTATATTTAGCTAAGGAATGATGGGTTATGCATGAGCTTCAAACTTATAGCGTCTGTCTCTTGCGCAATACTCACCTGTGCTCCCCTGGCCTCTCCTTTAAAAAACACCCCATAGCTCTTGGAGTCCCACGAAAAGCTTAATCGGTGGAGGGGGGGCATTTCTTATACTAATAGCTTTTTCAAAGACTTGAACATGTAATGCTAAATAAAGCAGCCAATTGAACGCACAGGGAGTTTGAATCAAGAGAGAACGCACGATGGCGGTAGGCTataacatgtttgtttttttactcaGACATGTACACCCATATCCATTCAATCTTCATGAAGAGAAGTGAAAGTCTACATCTTATTTTAGTCTTATATTATTCAAGCATTCCATTACAAAGATTAAGATAAGGAAAACAGAACGTTTCATTTCAGAAAGAAAACGCTGCGTAGAAATATGCTCCATTTATTCAGCAATGAATAATGCATGTCTTGGCGATATAGGCTCTCCTCCTTCAGGGTAACTCACTGCCCGAGTAAAGCAGCCATATAAAATATAGCCGACGAGCAATGAGTGTGGTAAGCTATACCAATCCCCCTAACAGGAACAGGGAACCTAACAGGTGGAGGCTGGGGTGGGAGCAAGAATACTGCACAAACTTATGTATGTTTCACAAGCTCAGAAGCAATGCATTGTAGCAGCAGAGGATCAGAGTGGAGCTGGGATCAATTGAGAACCCGTAGCGGCGCCGATGCAGAATTGGACGGCCTATAACTCAGAGCTATCCCTCAGTGCTGACGAAGGAACCAGAACCGTGATGAGTTCCAGTATCTTGTCATTGGTTGCCAGCATCAATGTTGAACAGAGGTTCGCCAGGTGCTGCCCGTGCTCAGCATGCAGGCAGCACAACATGAGGACAAAGCAGTGTTAGTTCTGATGATGATGACGACAATGTTCCACATATGAGACGCCGTAATGCAAACAGAACTTAAGAGATCATGCAAGATTGAAGGGAAGGAACATTTAGTGTAATCATACTGAAGTACCCCTAATGCCATCATACGGACCGCCACTGGAACAGCATAATGTAAACCCAACACCGTTGCATTAATGTGAACTCAAACTTGtgctactgagagagaggagcgatACTGATATGCATGTTTGTTGCCTCTCCGTAGGCCATGAAGAATAGGCAGACAGATGGATTCTTGAGCAGACTGCATGCTGAAAGGTCCTAACTCTCAATATGAACTGAACCCCTGCTATTGGAACATAAGGCACATTTGCCCTCCTGAAATTGGAATAGAAAAGGCATACGTGGTTATATAACAGAAGACATTGCACAGATCGAAGACCATACAGTAGACGATACTGATATGCATGTTTGTTGCCTCTCCATAGGCCATGAAAAGTAGGCAGACAGATGGATTCTTGAGCAGACTGCATGCTGAAAGGTCCTAACTGAGCACAGCTCAGCCATGACATACAGTACCATTACATAGCatgacatacagtattactaACGAACCCCCAAAACCACAACTAACATTGGCGACGTACCCACCTTTTCTAAATAGCCTAATGTCCTACTGAAATTGTTCAGCAGTAGTTGATGCATCTGCAGCATGCACAGTGAGACTGACCTGATAATCAAAACCTAGACACTACAAATAGTCTACTTGAGCTGAAAGCTAATGTCTAACGGTATATTCTGGTAAACCAAAAGAGAGGAATAAATGACCTAATAACAAGAGAAATAGATTACTAGATAATAAGCCTGTatattcagtgcattcggaaagtattcaaaccccttgactttttccacattttgttacgctacagcctttttctaaaataccTTAATTtattttcccccctcaatctacacacaataccccataatgacaaagcaaaaaccacctttattcagtactttgttgaagcacctttggcagcgattacagcctcgagtcttcttgggtgtgacgctaaaagcttggcacacctgtatttggggagtttctcccattcttctctgcagatcatctcaagggctgtcaggttggattgggagcgtcgctgcacagctattgtcaggtctctccagagatgttcgattgggttcaagtccaagggctctgtctgggcctcttaaggacattcagagacttgtcctgaggccactcctgcgttgtattgactgtgtgcttagtgttgttgtccttttggaaggtgaacctttgccccagtctgaggtcctgagcgctctggagcaggttttcatcaaggatctctgtactttgctccgttaatctttccctcaatcctgattagtctccctgtccctgctgctgaaaaacatccccacagcatgatgctgacaccaccatgcttcaccgtagggatggtgccaggtttcctccagatgtgacgcttggcattcagaccaaagagttacatcttggtttcatcagaccagagaatcttgtttctcatggtctgagagtcctttaggtgccttttggcagactccaagtgggctgtcatgtgtcttttactgagaagtggcttctgtctggccactctaccaaaaggcctgattggtagagtgctgcatagatggttgtccttctggaaggttctcccatctccacagagaaactctggtcccctaccccttcaaacattcaacctccagctgcgtaccccttctagcaccagggtcagcgcactctcatatgttgttttttgccatcattgtaagcctgccacacacacacacacacactataagatACATTtgttaaacataagaatgagtgtgagtttgtcagaacagtgacaaagagctcttataggaccaatatattttgatttgtttaccatttcatggttttgatgttttcactgttattctacaatgtagaaaatagtaaatacattaagaaaaacccttgaatgagtaggtgttctaaaaatgTTGACCGGTAGTATTGTCACAGTGAATGTTTTCTTTTTGTACACGTGCTACAGGTGTTGTAAAGAGGATCATCCCGGCTGTGGCGTCCACAAATGCAGTCATTGCTGGTAAATGAGTACACACTAAAGGAAATGTCAACGTTTTACGAGCTAGATTAAACATTAGGCAGCATTGTGATAGGACTTTCTGTATTTACTATCAGTAAATAGAAATGTCTTTAGCTAATTACTTTTTGACCCCATTTTAGCTGCTTGTGCCACAGAGGTCttcaaaatagcatcaaggtGAGTTTAATTGCTGATTTACTACTAAACCAGTCCATAAGTACATGGAAGTGCATATGCATTACACAACAGCTTCATGACTTCCCGCTTTGTCTGCAGTGCCTACATTCCTCTGAACAACTACATGGTGTTCAATGACGTTGATGGTCTGTATACCTATACGTTTGAGGCGGAGCGAAAGGTGGGTTTTCTGTGTACTGGGATTTCTGTGTACAGATCTCAGGTTAACAATGGTATGATGAAAGGTAACTGGTAATACATTTTTGTCTAATACCTCTATA from Oncorhynchus kisutch isolate 150728-3 linkage group LG5, Okis_V2, whole genome shotgun sequence harbors:
- the LOC109891004 gene encoding NEDD8-activating enzyme E1 catalytic subunit isoform X1, which gives rise to MADTDEPEKKRRRVVELTEKMVVDGGSRDGGEWDGRWNHINTFLERPGPFTHPDFEPSTESLQFLLDTCKILVIGAGGLGCELLKDLALSGFRHIHVVDMDTIDVSNLNRQFLFRLKDVGRPKADIAADFINGRIPGCNVVPHFKKIQDFDESFYRQFHIIVCGLDSIIARRWMNGMLLSLLVYEDGVLDPSSIIPLIDGGTEGFKGNARVIFPGMTACIDCTLELYPPQINFPMCTIASMPRLPEHCVEYVRMLLWPKEKPFGDGVGLDADDPEHIQWVYQKSQERAAEFSITGVTYRLTQGVVKRIIPAVASTNAVIAAACATEVFKIASSAYIPLNNYMVFNDVDGLYTYTFEAERKENCSSCSQVPQDLHFSPSAKLQEVLDYLTENASLQMKSPAITATLEGKNKTLYLQTVTSIEQRTRPNLSKSLKELGLLDGQELAVADVTTPQTLLFKLSFTS
- the LOC109891004 gene encoding NEDD8-activating enzyme E1 catalytic subunit isoform X2, with the protein product MADTDEPMVVDGGSRDGGEWDGRWNHINTFLERPGPFTHPDFEPSTESLQFLLDTCKILVIGAGGLGCELLKDLALSGFRHIHVVDMDTIDVSNLNRQFLFRLKDVGRPKADIAADFINGRIPGCNVVPHFKKIQDFDESFYRQFHIIVCGLDSIIARRWMNGMLLSLLVYEDGVLDPSSIIPLIDGGTEGFKGNARVIFPGMTACIDCTLELYPPQINFPMCTIASMPRLPEHCVEYVRMLLWPKEKPFGDGVGLDADDPEHIQWVYQKSQERAAEFSITGVTYRLTQGVVKRIIPAVASTNAVIAAACATEVFKIASSAYIPLNNYMVFNDVDGLYTYTFEAERKENCSSCSQVPQDLHFSPSAKLQEVLDYLTENASLQMKSPAITATLEGKNKTLYLQTVTSIEQRTRPNLSKSLKELGLLDGQELAVADVTTPQTLLFKLSFTS
- the LOC109891004 gene encoding NEDD8-activating enzyme E1 catalytic subunit isoform X3 gives rise to the protein MMVVDGGSRDGGEWDGRWNHINTFLERPGPFTHPDFEPSTESLQFLLDTCKILVIGAGGLGCELLKDLALSGFRHIHVVDMDTIDVSNLNRQFLFRLKDVGRPKADIAADFINGRIPGCNVVPHFKKIQDFDESFYRQFHIIVCGLDSIIARRWMNGMLLSLLVYEDGVLDPSSIIPLIDGGTEGFKGNARVIFPGMTACIDCTLELYPPQINFPMCTIASMPRLPEHCVEYVRMLLWPKEKPFGDGVGLDADDPEHIQWVYQKSQERAAEFSITGVTYRLTQGVVKRIIPAVASTNAVIAAACATEVFKIASSAYIPLNNYMVFNDVDGLYTYTFEAERKENCSSCSQVPQDLHFSPSAKLQEVLDYLTENASLQMKSPAITATLEGKNKTLYLQTVTSIEQRTRPNLSKSLKELGLLDGQELAVADVTTPQTLLFKLSFTS